One Brassica oleracea var. oleracea cultivar TO1000 chromosome C7, BOL, whole genome shotgun sequence genomic window carries:
- the LOC106304727 gene encoding 9-cis-epoxycarotenoid dioxygenase NCED2, chloroplastic translates to MMVSLLTMSMSGAQTWPQAHTDLGFGPIKRQPKIKCTVHIDVTELPLKRPSFTPRTTATPPRHNPLRLNIFQKAAAIAIDVAERALISREQDTPLPKTADPRIQIAGNYFPVPEFPVRECLDVEGTIPDCINGVYVRNGANPMFEPIAGHHLFDGDGMVHAVKITNGSASYACRFTKTERLIQEKRLGRPVFPKAIGELHGHSGIARLMLFYARGLCGLVNNQNGVGVANAGLVYFNNRLLAMSEDDLPYQLKITQTGDLQTVGRYDFDGQLKSSMIAHPKLDPVTKELHALSYDVVKKPYLKYFRFSPDGVKSPELEIPLETPTMVHDFAITENFVVIPDQQVVFKLGEMIAGNSPVIFDGEKVSRLGIMPKDATEASEVIWVNSPETFCFHLWNAWESPETEEVVVIGSCMSPADSIFNERDESLRSVLTEIRINLRTREATRRALLDDDVNLEIGMVNRNRLGRKTRFAFLAIADPWPKVCGFAKVDLCTGEIEKYIYGGEKYGGEPFFLPGGTVDGKGGENEDDGYIFSHVHDEEKETSELQIINAVNLKLEATIKLPSRVPYGFHGTFVDSSELVDQS, encoded by the coding sequence ATGATGGTTTCTCTGCTTACAATGTCGATGAGTGGTGCTCAAACATGGCCTCAGGCCCATACTGATTTAGGCTTTGGGCCCATCAAAAGACAGCCGAAGATTAAATGCACGGTGCATATCGACGTAACGGAATTACCCTTGAAACGGCCTTCATTCACACCCAGAACCACCGCGACGCCACCGCGGCATAATCCTCTCCGGCTAAACATCTTCCAGAAAGCAGCGGCGATTGCGATCGATGTGGCTGAGCGAGCGTTGATCTCACGTGAGCAAGATACTCCTCTTCCCAAAACCGCTGATCCACGTATTCAAATCGCCGGGAATTATTTCCCGGTGCCGGAATTTCCCGTCCGAGAGTGTCTCGACGTTGAAGGAACAATCCCTGACTGCATTAACGGAGTTTATGTCCGTAACGGTGCAAATCCGATGTTCGAGCCAATCGCTGGGCATCATTTGTTCGACGGAGACGGAATGGTTCACGCAGTTAAAATAACCAACGGTTCAGCAAGCTACGCATGCCGGTTTACTAAAACCGAGAGATTAATTCAAGAAAAACGATTGGGTCGACCGGTTTTTCCGAAAGCAATCGGCGAGCTTCACGGCCACTCGGGAATCGCACGTCTGATGCTTTTTTACGCACGTGGGCTTTGCGGCCTCGTCAACAATCAAAACGGCGTCGGGGTAGCGAACGCCGGTTTGGTTTACTTCAATAACCGGCTTTTAGCAATGTCAGAAGACGATTTACCGTACCAATTAAAAATAACTCAAACCGGCGACCTCCAAACCGTTGGGCGTTACGATTTCGACGGTCAGTTAAAATCATCGATGATCGCCCACCCGAAACTCGACCCGGTTACAAAGGAGCTCCACGCGCTAAGCTACGACGTCGTTAAAAAGCCTTACCTGAAATATTTCAGATTCTCGCCGGACGGCGTTAAATCACCGGAGCTGGAGATCCCGCTCGAGACTCCGACGATGGTTCACGATTTCGCTATAACGGAGAATTTCGTGGTGATTCCGGATCAGCAAGTCGTGTTTAAGCTAGGGGAGATGATCGCCGGAAACTCTCCGGTGATTTTCGACGGCGAAAAGGTTTCGCGATTGGGGATAATGCCGAAAGACGCGACGGAGGCTTCCGAGGTAATCTGGGTGAATTCGCCGGAGACATTCTGTTTCCATCTCTGGAACGCGTGGGAATCGCCGGAGACGGAGGAAGTGGTGGTGATCGGGTCGTGTATGTCGCCGGCGGATTCTATCTTCAACGAGAGAGACGAGAGCTTGAGAAGCGTCTTGACTGAGATCAGGATAAACCTCAGGACGCGTGAAGCCACGCGACGCGCGTTGCTGGATGACGATGTGAATTTAGAAATCGGTATGGTTAACCGAAACCGGTTAGGTAGAAAAACCCGGTTCGCGTTTCTGGCTATCGCTGATCCTTGGCCAAAAGTTTGCGGTTTCGCCAAGGTTGATCTTTGCACCGGTGAAATCGAAAAGTACATTTACGGCGGCGAGAAGTACGGAGGAGAACCGTTTTTCTTGCCCGGTGGCACCGTTGACGGTAAGGGAGGAGAAAATGAAGATGACGGTTACATATTCTCTCACGTCCACGACGAAGAGAAAGAGACGTCCGAACTTCAGATTATTAACGCCGTTAATTTAAAGCTTGAAGCTACGATTAAACTACCGTCTAGAGTACCGTACGGGTTTCATGGTACATTTGTGGATTCAAGTGAACTCGTGGATCAATCATAA
- the LOC106301935 gene encoding peroxisomal (S)-2-hydroxy-acid oxidase GLO5, producing MEITNVMEYEKIAKEKLPKMVYDYYASGAEDQWTLQENRNAFSRILFRPRILIDVSKIDVSTTVLGFNISMPIMVAPTAMQKMAHPDGELATARATSAAGTIMTLSSWATCSVEEVASTGPGIRFFQLYVYQDRNVVRQLVKRAEEAGFKAIALTVDTPRLGRRESDIKNRFALPRGLTLKNFEGLDLGKIDKTNDSGLASYVAGQVDQSLCWKDIKWLQSITSLPILVKGVITAEDARIAVEYGAAGIIVSNHGARQLDYVPATIMALEEVVKAVEGRLPVFLDGGVRRGTDVFKALALGASGVFVGRPSLFSLAADGEAGVRKMLQMLRDEFELTMALSGCRSLREISRNHIKTDWDFPHYLPAKL from the exons AGGATCAGTGGACTCTTCAGGAGAATCGTAACGCCTTCTCCAGGATTCT GTTTAGGCCTAGGATTCTGATCGATGTAAGCAAGATTGATGTGAGCACGACTGTTTTAGGGTTTAACATATCCATGCCAATCATGGTTGCTCCCACTGCTATGCAGAAAATGGCTCACCCTGATG GCGAGCTTGCAACTGCTAGAGCTACTTCTGCTGCTGGAACAATCATG ACATTATCTTCATGGGCTACGTGTAGTGTTGAGGAAGTTGCTTCCACCGGACCTGGGATTCGCTTTTTCCAACTCTAT GTCTATCAGGACAGAAACGTGGTTAGGCAGCTTGTGAAACGAGCTGAAGAAGCTGGTTTCAAAGCTATTGCTCTTACCGTTGATACCCCTAGGCTCGGACGCAGAGAATCCGACATCAAAAACAG ATTTGCGCTTCCTAGAGGTCTGACCTTGAAGAATTTTGAAGGGTTGGATCTTGGGAAAATAGACAAG ACCAATGACTCAGGGCTAGCTTCATATGTTGCGGGTCAAGTTGATCAGTCACTTTGCTGGAAG GATATAAAGTGGCTTCAGTCTATCACAAGCTTGCCAATTCTTGTAAAGGGTGTTATTACAGCTGAGGATG CAAGAATCGCGGTTGAGTATGGAGCTGCAGGGATCATTGTTTCTAACCATGGAGCTCGTCAGCTCGATTATGTCCCTGCAACTATAATGGCTCTTGAAGAG GTGGTTAAAGCGGTGGAGGGTCGGTTGCCGGTGTTTCTTGACGGTGGAGTTCGCCGTGGAACAGATGTCTTTAAAGCATTAGCTCTTGGAGCTTCAGGTGTCTTT GTTGGAAGGCCGAGCTTGTTCTCGCTTGCAGCGGACGGAGAGGCGGGAGTAAGGAAGATGCTGCAAATGCTAAGAGACGAGTTTGAGCTGACAATGGCACTTAGTGGCTGCCGTTCCCTGAGAGAGATCAGTCGGAACCACATCAAGACTGATTGGGACTTTCCTCATTACCTCCCGGCCAAGCTATAA